From the Telopea speciosissima isolate NSW1024214 ecotype Mountain lineage chromosome 9, Tspe_v1, whole genome shotgun sequence genome, the window GAACTCACACAAAGGACTTTTCCAAAAGCTCAAAAGAAACTAAGAGAATGCATGAACAATACATGCAAACTCAAATCACACATGCACTTCTAAAGATGACTTGAttacttgattgattgataCACAAAGATACTAAGCCCTCCTCTATTTATATACGAAGGAAGATATAATAGAAAGGAGGAATTAAGAGGAGAATTACGAAGAGAATTCAAGAGTCCAATAACTGAATagagtttctcttttcttcaggAGCTTCAAGGGTAGGCTACGTAGCAACCTAAGAATTATCATGAAAAGATATAAGTGTCTCCTAAATCAACTAAAGTGATAAGTAAATAAAgacataaatattaataaaacttattttgtatttaaacctattttgaatcttaatttgttttaaaacTTCATTTAAAACCAACAAAACCTTACCGCAAGGAGATAACCATAGTTGGCTTACAAAGAGATGTTGGAAAGTGATTCTTTTCATCATTATAAGCGAAGTGAAGAGATGTTGGAAAGTGATTCTTTTCATCATTCTTGTGTTTCCTTGTTGTTGGAAGCAAGAAGGGAGTTGATTAATTTCCTTTTTGCAGGAATACAACGTTTCATTGATGCTCTTTCGATATGCATTTCTAGTGGACATAGTAGCTGAAAAGATTGGCCGAGTTCTCAAACTTGACTCCATTCAGGGAAGCAAAATATGGCAGGGTGCCGACACTCTTATTTTCAATTCCTGGCATTGGTGGCTCCACACTGGAAGAAAGCAACCGTATGTGTGAGCTAAGAGAGCTCTTAATAAGTCAATTAATTTGCTTTAGTTACCACTTTAAACAAGTACTTATCAAGTAGTGTTCAAGCTCTTCCTTGTTTGTTTACAGtgaatgatatatatatatatatgtttgtgtTGCAGATGGGACTATATTCAAGAAGGAAATAAGTATTACAAAGACATGGATCGCTTGGCTGCCTATGAGAAGGGTTTGTCAACTTGGGCCAAATGGGTAGACTCCAACGTTGATCCTTCAAGAACCAGAGTCTTCTTCCAAGGGGTTTCTCCTGATCACATGAAGTAAATTCTTCTTTAACTACATCAATATATATAtgcactttaaaaaaaattgggttggttttctctgtgggggagtgtggccccttTGCGTGTGTGGGCTAATAAGAGCGCACACATTGGaatcatgggggtggggtgggatttccacctttcatgggggcagggcAGTCATTTCTCTCTTATGTGTCTAGAATTCCTAAAGTTCCAGAGCTGAAGGAGCATGTTCAATCAAGCcatttaacctatctcatactaggctaGCCTAATCTAGGGCCCACTCTAGACGGCTCTCACCCTGTCAGTAGATAGCTCTTTCCATGGTTTCGCCCTTATGGCTGCTTTCATTCTACTCTAGGTAACCCTTTCCATGACTCTCGAAACCCACTTTTTGTTACTCAAACCCGTGACATGATGTcagactctgataccaaatgttatcAAGCCCTTTACCCTATCCTAGACTGGCCCAATCTAGCCCCCATACATTAGATCAAGCCCCATTTGGCATATAACAACCCATCTCACTAGAAAAATTTCATCCCAAAATGAGTATAGAAAACATCCATCGGGTTAAACCTTGAGCCAATATCCTTACTCATTTGCGCTGAACTTTACTACTTTTAATCTTCGTTACATGATCAAGAGTCATTGGAtttgtttctctctccttgttctttatttattttctaatacttttgtaaattattttattaaaatcagtGGGAGCGATTGGAATGAGCCACAAGCAAAGAACTGCCAGGCGCAGAAACAACCAGTGTTTGGATCAAGGTATTCAGGGGGTCCACACCCTGCAGAGATCAAAGTGAGAAATGTGTTGAGTAGGATGGTGAAACCAGTATATTTGCTCGACGTGACAATGCTCTCACAACTAAGGAAAGATGGACACCCCTCAGTTTATGGCAGTGGTGGGCACTTGGACATGGACTGTAGTCATTGGTGCCTTGCGGGTGTTCCTGACACTTGGAACCAGATCTTATATGCAACACTTAGCCAGCATTAGATTACAAATCAGAGCATAGATTAATTTTTCTGTTTCAATGAAATTTCTTGTTCCGAATTGAAAGATATAGGGGATGGTGGCCATTGACATTTCTGATTGTCATATGACGAATAAAATTCTCATTGTTATTGAAAAGggttcactttttttttccgATCAAAGGTGGGAAATGCCCctattttccttaatttttgcTTCAGCCAAGAGCCGTAGTGTTTTTAGGGAATTGCTTTCTGTTTTGTACTCGGCAATGGTAAGTTCTTCTcgtgccttggtaatccaaggactttcaCTCAAATAAACAAAAGTGGAAGCAAACTGGGAATGATGTATTGAAACTTCACTCTGAATCACTCGGCGTGAACAATCCAAAGGATAGATCAAGAGGGGCCAAAGGCAAAATCCCTCGAGACTACACCATTGTAAAACGAAACTAAATACAAGGAATAAATATAAAAGTGCAAATTTGGGTATTTGATAAAAAATTCCTTTCTTTCTGCCCTTATTCTTCTATTTATATTGACACGCAACTTCTCGGTCAGTTATAACCTCCTGATCGATCATGGCTACTCCCCAGAATGTCGGGGtcagttgtaacttgtaactgCCTGACCGACCATAACCTTCATATAGTTACTTTGACCGAAGTGCCACAACCATGTGTGTCATGATCGACCAACTATTATAGCCGAGCATATTTAGATGGCCTCAAATTGACTTGGCCGGACTCATTCCTGGCCGAACCTGCTCCATCCTCAGGAATTTGACCCAGCGAAATTGGGGTGTAAAAAATGCCTCTCGCAATCTTTGAGGACGATTCTGCCTCCAGTCCTTGAAGATTGCACCTGTATTGGTCTATGCTCAAATAATATCTCTGACGATCCATATGTTGAAACGACGTATTATTGGAGACACGTGCACCAATCACAAGTGACGCTCAAAACTTTTCGTCTATCTTCTGCCGTTTCCCGAGGAAGTAATCATACTTCCTATTGTCCAGGGATTCTAAACCCTTTAAAAACCCTTCTCGCCTTCTAGACTCTTCACAGTTCCATTCTCTTCCTTAGAGCTGGTGCAAAACagattttctccttcttcttcttcctcacctAGCCGTTCCTGTTAGAGTGACAATGAGTCAAGCCAAGCCTGACATCGGTGGTTCCAAGTCAGTTGCCAACCGTCTTCAAGAGAGGCGCGTCAGCCTTCATCCTGCTGTGAACCTAGAGGTACTTCCACCCCAAGATGGTCACTTTGTTGTGGGTCCTCTTTTTGAGGATCCTGATGTGGCTAATTCCCTTTAGAATTTCCCTTCTCATTCAGATGATTCTCTACTCTTTAGAAAAGGGATCCCTagctctccgatgcttaagctTACTGCCCTCAAATGGCATTGGTCCTCTAGGTATATTGAATGGAACGATTGGGTTAAGAAAAGGTCATCTATCAAAGGCGACATTTGGAAAAAACATGGTATTATTGATGCTATCCTCCATATGTTGACCATCTTTTACCATTGTGACACTGACCTTCTCCACGGTGCCCTTCACTTTTGGTCCAAGTCGACCAACTCTTTCCACTTCAACTTTGGGATGCTAAGTCCCACCCTCTTAGACATATGTGCACTTCTCGATCTCAAAAACAAAGGCGAAGAATTTAAATGAGGGTTCTGACAGTTCTAGGATTGATTGGGATTTGGACTTTACAAAGAAGTCCAGTTACACCTCTTACTTAGCTCACCATCAGAGAGAAAGAGGTCCGATCAATAAACCACAATACGTAGCTTTCTTCTTGTCTTGGATTTGTCATTGCCTGATTTGCACTAGGGCGGACAAAATTCCCAAAGCCTATCTTGCTCTAGTAAATGTTTTGGCTAGTGACCGCCCTATTAATCTTGCTGCCTTTGTCCTTTCCTCTTTATACCATGGCTGCAATGACCTGCTCCGGTCCAATTTTACCAATGGAGGAGGCCCTTACTGGGTTCTCCAATTGTGGTTAAGTGCTTATTTCCTGGAGTTCAGTCCTCCTCCAAATGCTGATGAGTACCCAACCGTTGGCTTTAAGTTGCTTCGTATGCCCATTTCTCAGTCTTTGTCGGAATGTTTTTGACTCTTCTTCGAACTTGATGATGACTAATCTCCTGACTAtaggagaagtgaagaagagaaggaggttttcatttcattcaaatCATCCTTTTTCATACAATGGTTGGGCTATTTATAGCACCAAAAGCAAACTACATGAAATTCAAATACAAATTCAAACCATCAAGAAATGTAAATTACAAACGGGCATTATTATTGCCGACACACTAGAATACAAACTGGGCCAAAAGTTTAACAAGTTGGCCGACAAAAGCATAAAGTAAAAGTGTCATATGCGCCGAAAGCAAACGGAGATTGCAGGGAGCATCCTTCAATCCGTGTAGTATCCGGAAGAGTCAGGAGTCAAAAGTAGGTAATTATCTACTTCATGCTCATCGTGGGCCTGCATAATGCGTCGGATGACAGGATGGTGGAGCCGAGAATGGTTGACATCCCATGCGGTGTACGTGGTGTTGATGAGGATATCAGGTATAGTGGCGGGGTCCACGTCATTTTCTTGGCACATAGTGCACATGAAAGCTAACCAGGTGCTTTGTGACTCATCATTATCATCTTGGTGTTCCCAAATGTCAATAGTTCTAGTGCATTGGATAGAAAAGGTAGGGTCATAGATGACCAGGCGATGGGGTATTGGAGGGGTGACCTGGGCAGGGTGGATATGAGCAACGGGTCGGTGGAAGATGATGGTGACGTAGTACTGATCTGTTGGAAGATCTGAGAGAGTACTAATCCATTGGGAAATAGGGGCGAATAATTGGAGGAATCTGGCAAAGTGGGAAGGAACATTTGGCCAAATAAACCTATGGGATTGAGATTTGGAAGGAATTGGGTAGATGGCTGTGGTTTGCCTGAGGTAATGGAGAAGGGCATGGGTGAAAAAGCACATGGCAATCTTATGGACAACAAGGAGATGCCAAAAGAAGACTAAGTGTTCCTTGGCAAAGTTATAGTAGTATGTCATGAAAAAAAGGGTAATGAAGGAAAAGTCTAGATGGCAAGCTTGCCAATCATACAGGAGTCCATAACGGGCTACCAAAACTTTAAGCATGTTTATGTAAGCCAGGGTACTATAGGAGGTTAAGGTACGTCCTGAAATATCACAGTAAATTTcaaggggaagggaaggaagtaGTGAGGTAAGATCATCTGGGTCATCTGGCGGAGGAGGGTGAGATGGTCCGGGGTCTGGTGGAGGTTGGGATGGTCCAGGGTTTGCGGGCCAGAAGGGCATGTAGAGAATAGGAATAACTGGTGAAATTGGTATCTTGGACCTGGATAAAAAGTCTGCTAACACATTATCTTTGCCTTTAATGTGTTTGACTGTGAAAAACCATTGGGAAAACCATCGAGCCCATCGGAGGAGTTGTGGTTCAGGGAGAACCTTCTGTCTGAACTGTAACATTTTTGGAAAGGCGGACATATCCATCTCAACCTGGAAAGTATGGCCGATGAGATAgaactgaaaattttcaattcctcTTTTGACTGCCAAAATTTCTTTGAAGGTAGAGAGTGATAGTGCTGTTCAGATGGCTTGAATTGTGTACTCTGATATCCACAGATCTTTCTCTGACCTCTGACTTCTTCTAGAAGGATAGCTGTCCATTGTTCATCATTGGCATTAGTTTGAAGGATGCGAGTGCCATGAGTGGGGATATGAAGAGTGGGGAGGGTGGCAGCGATCTTCTTGAGGGTTTGAAGTGCTTGAGTATGACCTGCTGACCATGGTGGGGGATTCTTCCGTAAAAGTTTGTACAGAGGTCATGTATGAGTTGTCTGATGAGGGATGAATTCTGTCATATAGTTCACAATGCCGAGAATCTGTTGGAGCTGTGTAGTAGTGAGAG encodes:
- the LOC122639577 gene encoding protein trichome birefringence-like 43 → MALRFYSHNGCVLTVGAEAFLLQVLVVVVSLHQQPLNVKGVTEKSGCDYFQGNWVYDNSYPLYDTSKCAFIEKEFNCQKNGRPDKLYLKYKWKPSGCDLPRFDGQDFLRRNKGKKIMFVGDSLSLNQWQSLTCMLYTSVPHTAYTDVRRESLSIFTFTEYNVSLMLFRYAFLVDIVAEKIGRVLKLDSIQGSKIWQGADTLIFNSWHWWLHTGRKQPWDYIQEGNKYYKDMDRLAAYEKGLSTWAKWVDSNVDPSRTRVFFQGVSPDHMNGSDWNEPQAKNCQAQKQPVFGSRYSGGPHPAEIKVRNVLSRMVKPVYLLDVTMLSQLRKDGHPSVYGSGGHLDMDCSHWCLAGVPDTWNQILYATLSQH